The Bacteroidota bacterium DNA window CGGACCTCACCGTCGAGGTCGGCCATCCACCCAGCGATCTGCTCGGTGTTCTCGATGAGCAGCGTCCGCTCGCCGGTTTCCAGGTTGAGGCGATAGACATCGTGCCAGGCCGGATCGCGATCGTTGAGGCCAACGAGGATGTTCGCCGGGTCGTCCTTGGGCACGTCGTAGATGAGTGCGCGGACGCCCTCCATGTCGGTGAGGTTGCGCGCGGGCGGGACGCCGGTTTCGTCGTCTGCGTCGGCACGGAGGTCGACGGCGTAGACGTGGAAGTCCTCGTTGCCGCCTTTGTCCTGGACGTAGAGCAGGTAGCGGTTGTCCTGGCTAAAGCGGTAGCCGCCTACGGGGCGGTCGTCGGCCGTGAGCGCTCGGGCGCTCTCGAAGTCGGCGTCGCGGTCCTTGACCCACACGTTCATCACGCCCGCGTAGGGCTTGCTGAACGCGATCATCGAGGCATCGGGGGAGAGCGTGCCGCCGGCGATCTCCGGGTCGCCGAAGAAGAGGTCGCGGTCGAGGAGCGGCGGGAGGGCGGCGCCCTGGAGCGCGGGGGCGGTGGCGTCGACGGCCATCACGTCGTCTTGAGCGGTGGCGGTCTGCGGGACCGCAAGCAGGGCACCGAGCAGCATCGCCATACAGAACGAAAAAGAGAGCTTCATAGAGCAGGAGGAGGAAGTACGAGAGGGACTCGTGGTGCGACCGCAGGAGGGAGGCGGGTCGAGAGCGGGGCCACCGGCGCAAACGTGAGACACGGCTGGCGTGGGACACGATGGGGGAGCCGGAGGCCCTCCAAGATGCGCGTCCCCTACGGATGGATCTCCGTGCTGTTGCACCGACGCACATCCTTCAGCGGATCCTCGCACCGGTGCATTCCACGCCGGAGGCTACGCCCAGACCTGCCGAACGACTGAGCGGAAGACGGCATCGAGGCGGCCCGCCGAAATAGGATCGGTCGCGGGGGGCGGAGTGGCCTTCTCCAGTCGTTCCAACTCGCCCTCGATGAAGGTCTGCAGCACCGGGATGCGCGCTGCGGCGTCGCCCTCGCTGCCCGAGCGCTTCGCGTCAATGAGCGCGTCCACGGTGGCGCGGAGCGGGCCGGGGGGCGAGACGGCATCAAGGACCGCGCTAAACGCGGTCGGAACGGGGCCGAAGCCCGCCTCGATCCAGCGGACGTTGAGCAGCGGGCGAAGGGCGTAGAAGTACTTCTTCGTGTTCACCTCCGGGCCTGCGAGGTGGTCGTGGTAGGTGCCCTTCGCCATGCTGCGGTAGTGGTGGTAGACCGCGAGCGGCCGGAACGCTTCGGCAGCGAGGGCGCGCAAGGCAGGCACGACGGCCTCGTTCTCCCGATAGACGATGGGCGAGCGCAGCCACTCCTGGGGCGAAGCGTTCGACCTGCGCAGCAGGCGGAGCGTATTGCGGAGGTCCCACCCTGCCGGATCGAGCACGGCCCCGCTCTCGGACGCACCAATCGGTCGCCGCAGCACGTCGGGACGGCGCTCGACGTTGATGCTGAGGTACCAATCGGGAGGGCGGACGTAGAGGAAGCGGATGTCGAAGTCGCTGTCGGCCGAGGGGAACCCCCAGGTCCGGCTCCCAGACTCGCAGGCATAGACGATGCGCACGCCTTCCTCTGCCTCGATGGCACGCAGCCGGTCGAGGATCTCGGCACGAACCTGTTCAGGAATCGACGACATGGACAGACGAAGTCATTGAGGAGGACGATGGGTTCGCACCAAGAGTCCACGCCAGGCACGGCGTACGGTCAGGTGCTAGGTTAGCAAGTCACTCCCTTCCCTGATGTTTCGCGCGATGGATTGGCTCCTGGCCCCGTTTGAGTACGAACTGACAACGTGGCACCCGCTTGCGGTGCATGCCCCGGTGGTGCTGGTGCCGCTCGGCGCGCTCGGCGCATGCGTCTACGCATTCACCGGCCGGCCGCGCGTGCGTGCCGGGCTGCTCGTCTGGTTCGCGGTCACGGCGCTGGCGACGTGGTGGGCGATGCGGACCGGGAAGGCCCTCTACGAAGGCGTGGAGGGCACGCCCATCGTCGAGGAGCTGATCGCGCAGCACAGGACGACGGCCGCGTGGGTGTTGCGGCTCACCATCGCGCTGGTGCTCCT harbors:
- a CDS encoding nucleotidyltransferase domain-containing protein — its product is MSSIPEQVRAEILDRLRAIEAEEGVRIVYACESGSRTWGFPSADSDFDIRFLYVRPPDWYLSINVERRPDVLRRPIGASESGAVLDPAGWDLRNTLRLLRRSNASPQEWLRSPIVYRENEAVVPALRALAAEAFRPLAVYHHYRSMAKGTYHDHLAGPEVNTKKYFYALRPLLNVRWIEAGFGPVPTAFSAVLDAVSPPGPLRATVDALIDAKRSGSEGDAAARIPVLQTFIEGELERLEKATPPPATDPISAGRLDAVFRSVVRQVWA
- a CDS encoding DUF2231 domain-containing protein, which gives rise to MFRAMDWLLAPFEYELTTWHPLAVHAPVVLVPLGALGACVYAFTGRPRVRAGLLVWFAVTALATWWAMRTGKALYEGVEGTPIVEELIAQHRTTAAWVLRLTIALVLLLAGLSAWRRWRRASWRKANSVLRLGRDPLWVRAVVVLLAFVAALLVVYTGHVGGVMVWGR